The Juglans regia cultivar Chandler chromosome 16, Walnut 2.0, whole genome shotgun sequence nucleotide sequence TAGAacaaattcatgaaaataacGTTTCAATAAAAGATACTTCTCAATAtcatgatattttaaataaaagatactTTTATAAGTTTGAATACAGAAACGTCTcgtctcatataaattttttaaatttttatataaaatataataaataatttaattttttaaattttaaaataataatattattaaaaaataatattttaatagtattttatctaaaatcatctcatatatttattttgttttgtagaCGAAACAGTTGTATCTTCTTTTATAGTTTTACATAGAATAGCATATATATCCTTTTTTTAAGACTAAAGATTAAAATTGTTCACAATTGCATCAATCTGGTAGCTTATGTTTGAATAATTAACTACACAGTGCCGCATCCTCTGCGGTAGATGAAGATGGGTTGAGGCATGTTCTGCTATGCCGGGTGATAATGGGGAACATGGAAACCGTTTGTCCTGGTTCCGAGCAGTCTCATCCAAGTTCACGAAATTTCGACTCCGGCGTTGACAAGCCATCGGCTCCCAGAAGATACATCGTCTGGAGTGCTTTCATGAATTCGCACATCCTTCCCGCTTACATCATAACTTTCAAGGTCCCTGATCATTGCTTAACGCGTAAGTAACTAATTAATGCCTTTGCTTAATTAACTTTCTAATTGTTTCCATCGagcctttcctttttttaataattctagGTACAATCTTAAAGTAACGTtgcacaatcattttaaaaaaaaatagaatctattattaaacaattaattttttttattaaaatggcCAGGTATTCCGAATTTGCAGCCAAATAATCCGAGACCATCCACGCCATGGATGAGTATTCCTGCTCTAATGTCCGTACTTTCAAGGACCTTAAGTCCTTGTAAAATGGCATTGATTCACAAATCTCACAAGGATTTTCGGGTGAGTCTATCAAATTCTTTATGTTGGATGTGCTTAATTAATTGCAAAAAAGCTgcaaacttttttctttttctatgtgCTTGTTTTCTCAGATTTCTGTCTTATGATTGTGGTTTGGTTTGTATGTTCATGGTCATGACAGGCACTCAAGATCTCGCGACCAAGATTTATACAGATGTTGAGGCTCACTGCCGGAGATGAGTTATTAGCTGCAACAGTAAAGCGTTACAGACAACACTAGGTGCGTTTCGCCTAGCTAGTGGATTGTTATTTTAGAACATCAGCCAAGGAAAATGATCAGTCcagatcatcaatttttttgtattaatttattttcttttcttttcttttcttttttctcaaaaagtTACTTTTGTCTATGTATTTGTTACGATGGGTATTTGTTGAGAAGCCTCGCCACCtcattttgtttctttccttttaatttgatgtaccattaattatttatcacttgagaaaaaaaggaaaaaaaaagagagcaaCACATTTgagttttgtattattatttagatattagatttGATTTCTCTTGTGGTGAtgaagatattttacaaaagtaaatttgcAAATTGATGTGAATGCATatagtacgtcagattgtaaagttatttttactgtaaaatagatttaatatatcacatgaatgtcaattatatataaatttacttttatgtaatttttatgtgaatgtaaCGCTTGTCTttgttattttatcattttctattttggttaAGTTCTTATtagggatttatttatttttatcacaaacaGTCACAGCCTAACGgatgttaaattgaaatttaccATATTGTGTGCAGCAGTAGTAGCAACATTTGGCAAAATACAAAATGCATTGGACAAGACGTACGGAAAGGGTACATACGTGAATGAACGCGTGGGATAAGAGGAAAGCCTTTAAACTTAGAAAGCAAGATGTTTTAGTGGGATTtacgttttgttttgttttttcttttcagttgaAAATGATCAGAATCGACTACTTGTTTAATTTTTCACTAGGCCGGTttggatatacaaaattatcgcatcccatcttatcttattttatcattacaattttttcaaactcccacacaaaatataataaataattcaacttttttaaatctcaaataaagaataatattaaaaaattatatactaataatattttattcaatttttaacatttcATCTGAACTGTATAACCAAATGGGACCTAATGATAAATTAAACGTGaaatacaaaatcagaacggaaaatgatcatttataaattttctacaatttttttttatattttcaattgaTAATTATGTGGAATCGAaactatttttaatgaagtgaccTGTGGAAGGGATAACATATCCCAGGCCCAATATAGAGGGCCCAGTCCGTTAGAAGATCACCGTCAGGATactaaagggaaaaaaagactaaaggaagaaaggaagagataGAGAGGGgacaagataaagaaaaaaaagggtgtCAGGAAAAACAGAGGAGAACTGATAGGAGGAAAGAGAGGAATGGAGAGTTAAATGCGAAAAAGGAGACAATGAGGTGACATAATGAGGAGTTCTCTACACCCAATGAGGAATAAAAGGAATATGAGATCAGATATCGAGAGAGGGCTTTTGCAACCTCTAGACGTCAAGTCTAAAGCTTCAGGGGTTATTTTCTTTAGGCAGTAGAGATCATCGACTCAATTTGTACAGTAAGATATGAGAGATACgagagactataaaatattCCCAATATAATCGATTTGCACCCTATACGACATGTGGATGTAGGCCTTATGGCCAACCACTTAAATTTGTGCATCTCTTTCTCTATTTATAGTTACTGTATTTACTTTCTATTTCTTGAAATGAACGTACGTATAGATATTGTATCACCATTGCGGAACCACAATGGGGGGCTCCAAATGACATCAACAAGGTCCAAATTGTCACAGTGGGTCATGAATGACTTCTCCCTTTCCAACCTGTACAAAGAAGATCTTAATAGCATGATTGcgtaaattaattataaaataagttgtaAAAGAATTCCAAGTGTATCATTAGTTCTAAGGACAATcactaatttgaaaaaaatttcttttccgCTAATTAGTGGGAATGCGTATTTGCTTATAATAGGATCTAAATGTTGGAAGTTAATACTTATCAATCAATGGGTGCTATACTTTGTCCTCCTAATACTTCTTTTAAAAGTTTgtgtcttttttctttgttctgtttAGGTGTTTTTTTCTTGTGAACTCTGTGTGCTTGGCTAAGGCCTTTCTTACTCAATAATAAAAGTTACcctattattgaaaaataaaacttggttAATAAACCTTCGTGCTTTGTCCGGATTGAGTTTTTATCCTTATaaagttaggtttggatagtaagtcgagatgagatgaattgaattgaaagttaaaagttaaataaaatatttttagaatattttttttaatattattattgttttaagatttgaaaattttgaattatttattgatttttatatgaaaatttataaaaattataatgatgagatgatataagatgggttgagagtatTTCTCAATCCAATCTGAGCACCTCATGGCACGATGAGTTTTTATCAAGTCCCTCCAATAGAAATATCGACCAccttaattaacaaaaataaatccacagtTTTACAAATTGTCAcctgaaaattatttttttcttatttgaaaaaaaaaatattaatttagaaaaacatataattataataatttatttaaaaaactaaaagaagcAGCACATTGAGGGGACGTCTTCTACTTCATGGCTAGCTACTCACCACGAGTGGGCATATATAGCTTTGGCCACCGCCCATTTGGTGGCCAAGCTTAAACCACTAAGGAATGGTTGGATACCCGATCAATCAATGATACTAGTCAATAGGTGATGAATGCTCTTAGCCAAGTTGCGTTTTACTTTTTGaatgaagaaaattaaagagtCGTATTTTtcgttgaattttttataaatggaatTTTTCATcgtaaaaagtataaaatttttactttttcttaataGGATccactcttttaaaaatacttacgtAAGATTGATGCATTTGAGACTTACACTTAGTATTACTCTTCTTAAAaactttcaatatatatatatatatatatatataatatatatatcggtctttgagaaattaatgataaactAAAAGTAAAATCTCGAAGTTGGTTGCCTCTATTTTAGTGAAACATATTAAGTAACATGTAATGTCAATATTTGTGTTCCAATTTAAAGTGTCTAAACTTGTTTCGAATATGTTGTTCCTTTTTTGTAATCCAATGTAATTAGATTAGAATCAACTAAGGTGATACCtagaatatttcaaaatatttttgaatggtagtgaaataatttgagttaaaatattctattagtttttggaaaagaataaaaaagctgaataaaaatattataaaattaaaaagtgtttgaatataattttttaatataatttttgttgtaaaatttaaaaaaattgttttattttttgtattttgtttgggagctttgaaaaattgtaatgattaggtaataggTTAATgcaaaagttaaagatttgaaattgaaaatattttgtatttaagtaatttttggaaaggaaatatcTAAGAATAATTGAGAATACTTGTGTAACTTGCGTTCCTAAACGTACCTTAAGTTTGGTTCTAAAGGTGGACAACTCAAAAATATGCTTGACACGTATGAGACacttttttctgtaaaaatatgatagaattatGTTACTTACAAATCATGTATGTAACACACTGCTTGTTGTGGGGTCATTATACAAAATATCTCGGTTGAGCGACAATTTGTGGAGAACACAAATAGAAACACGAAATAGGAAATGTGATTCACTATGTAACAAAAGAATAGAAAGATGCAATATTTCGGCACAATTGATACTAGATTTAGCATAGTCGTCTTTTGTAACTGTTGAAAACGTTAACGAATTCCGAATATTGTCTGCGGCATAGTAATTAGTAGCAACAACTCAAGAAGATGTAGTTTTTTAATCTTCAGTTTCATTTCTTCACTCATTCCAGCATGtgataagcttttttttttttttttttttttataacttaaataaactTCATTGAAAGTAGTCaagctattacaaaaatttGTCAACCCATACAATTTGTTGAATGACCTTGGGGAAAGATTCCCACAAAATTGAGATATCATCTATATGCCAAGCATATCTAGCTAAACTATGAGCTGCTTCATTTCCTTTACACCCAACATGTTGAATTGTGCAGCAGTAGAACCTAGCCATGAGAAGTTTGGTTTCCTTTATAATATTCCCTAGTAGAGACCAAGACTCTTCTTTCTCTTGCAGTTGTGTAATCATCAGTAGTGAGTCACTTTCAAGAATAAGTTCCTCGATTCCTAAAGGGATGCATAGTTGCAGTCCTCTTAGCATGGCTAACAGTTCTACGTCTGGTGGGTCATTAACCGCATGACCCTTCTTACTCACAGCCAAAAGGACTTCCCCTACTGCATCTCGAAGGATTATGCCTACCCCTGCCCCTTGTTGGTCATTGAAGATAGCTCCATCAACATTGAGTTTCAACACTCCTGGTGATGGCTTTTCCCACCCAATTGGCAATCTTGCTCTCATCTCTggcttttgtttcattttttggtGCAGCTTAAGCAGTGTGATAGCACGCTCCAGTGCTTGTTTTGGCGATGGGATCTTGCCTTCATGTACCATTTGGTTCCTTCTGTACTAGAAACTCCATGCCATCATTACAAAGGATTTTAAATCTTCCCTCCTGCCCCTTTACAAATCTGATACATGATATCTTTAAAACTTTTGTTTCTCTCAGTGGCATTAACATGAGGGACCAGTGGTAACTTGTTCCAGCAGCCTTCTAGTTGATGGCAGAAAGCTAGAGCATGTGATGCATCCTCTGGTTCCTAATGACAGAGTTGACAAGAGTTATCAGATAACACCCTCCTATGTGTCAGGTTGGTTCTCGTGGGAAGACTCTCCTTACAAGCTCTCCAAGCAAAAAGTTTGACTCTGAGGGGGACTTACATCCTCCATATTGCCTTCCACACTCTCTTCTATCGACTCACACTGGAACTCTCCCCTGCATTATCCCTGACTTGGAACAGCCTATAAGCACCTCTTACACAGTATTTGTCATCTTTTGTTTCTCCCCATACTAGTTTGTCTGCATATGTTCACCTGCTCCCAAATCAATCTTCAGGATTTCTGCTGCTACCTGTGGTTGAAATAGCCTTCTGATTTTTTCCAAGTCCCACCGCTTGGTATGTTGGTCAATGAGATAAAAAACTGTGTCATTCCTGTTGGAAAGTTTAGACTCCCTGAAGTTGTAGCTCAATGGCTTGAAACCAGTTATCCAGTTATCAGACCATATATAAATTGATCTTTCATTTCCCACCCTCCAGATACATCCTTGTTTCAGCTTGTCTTTGGCCTCCCATATTCCTCTCCGTGCATAGGAAGGTTGCTGTCCTAAGCCTGCATCTAGGAAATGACCAGGAGGGAAATATTTGGCTTTATAGACTTTATGCAGTAAATATGATTCCTCTTGCAGGATACGCCACCCTTGCTTTGCAAGAAGGGCcatattaaaagattttagatcCTTAAAGCCCATCCCCCTTTCTGACTTTGGTGCACACATCTTGGACCAGCTAACCCAATGGATTTTTCACTCATTCCTTTTTTGACCCAGAAGCTAGCCATTAGTTGTTAGCTTAGTGCATAAAGTATCAGGAATCTTGGCGCAACTCATTGAGTATGTGGGTATGGACAACACAACTGCTTTGATAAGGAACTCCTTTCCACCCTGTGATAACAGTTTCTCCTTCTAGTTCTGCAGTTTCTAGCCACACTTTATTTTTGATATCTGAGAAAATCTCTCTATTGGCTCTGCCTACCATGGGAGGTAGACCTAAGTATTTCTCATGTTGGAGAGCCCCTTGTACATCCCAGTAGGCCATTGTGTCCTTCTACTGTGCAGCACTCACATTTTTGCTGAACACCATTGTTGTTTTGTCTTGATTAACTTTATGACCCAATGCTTTCTCATAGCTCTCTAACCGTTTTTGGATGTTGGCATTTTCCTACATTGTGGCCTTGTTGAACAATagactatcatctgcaaatataAAATGGTTAATACGTGGGGCCCCTCTACATATCTTGATGCCTATTACCTGTTAACTAACTTCAACTCTCTGCAATAATGAGATGAGGCTTTTAGTACAAAGGAGGAAGAGGTAGGGTGACAACGGGTCACCTTGCCTTAGACCTCTCTAAAGAAAGACAGGTCCCTTAGGAACCCCATTGATGAGAATTGAATAAGACACTGTTCTAACACAACTCGTAATCAGATTTACCCATTTTGCATGGAACCCCATCTTGTGCATGGTTTGTTCAAGGAAATTTCATTCTAATCTATCATAAGTTTTGCTCATATCTAGCTTGATAGACATATAACCAGTTTTCCCCActccttctttttttaaaaaatgcactaCCTCATGAGCCGCTAAGACATTGTCCGTGATTAGCCTTCCTGGAACAAAGGCACTTCCAGAGTCTGATATAATGTGTGGAAGGACTAGTTTTAGTCTATTTGCAAGGACATTTGCCATCAACTTATAAGCCACATTGCAAAGGCTTATGGGGCGATAGTCTGCAACCTTTTCAGGCCTAGTCTTCTTTGGAATCAAATTGACTTAAGTGTAGTTAAGAGAGCTAGGGAACTTACCAGTATTTAGAACAAGCAATACAACAGAAGTTATTGACTCCCTAACATTTTTCCAATAGGTCTGGTAAAAAATAGGTGCCATCCCATCCGGGCCAGGTGCTTTTGTGGGATGCATTTGTTGCAAGGCTCTCCCGACTTCCTCATTAAAAGCCTGACTCAACATCTGATTCATTTCCTCACTTACCCAACCCTCTAAGTCAACCAAACACTCCAAGTCACTACTTCTTTCACCTTGCTATGTAGAGGCTGTGTAGATATTCTGAAAGTACTCAGGGATATCTTTGTCTCTCCTATCCCCCACTTGCCATATTCCTGCATCATCAACGATcccttcaattttgtttttccttctcctCTGTGAGGCTTTATGGTGAAAATATCTTGTATTCTAGTCCCTTTCTCTCAACCAAAGGGACTTGGATCTCTAGCGCCACACAATTTCTTCCCTCTCCAGCCAACGCTGCAAATTTGCTCGAGCTACCTGTTGTTCTCCAATTCTGAGGCCAGTTGGGTCACCTGCTTGTAGATGCTAAAGCCTGACTCTAGCCTGATTAATGTTTTTGTGAATATTCCCAAAAGCCTTGTGGTTCCATGTTGTTAAACTCCTGCTACAATTGTCATTTTTGTTCATCGGGGCCTCAAAATCCATATTAGTTGCATCATCCTTCCAAACATCTGCTATGATCTTCTCACAATCCTCAAACTCTACCCACATTGCCTCAAACCTGAAAAGCTTTTTATCTCTCCTGTTCTAACTCCCCCCATGTAGGTGCAAAATCATGGGTATATGATCAGAGTGAGTTG carries:
- the LOC108986765 gene encoding uncharacterized protein LOC108986765, whose amino-acid sequence is MVHEGKIPSPKQALERAITLLKLHQKMKQKPEMRARLPIGWEKPSPGVLKLNVDGAIFNDQQGAGVGIILRDAVGEVLLAVSKKGHAVNDPPDVELLAMLRGLQLCIPLGIEELILESDSLLMITQLQEKEESWSLLGNIIKETKLLMARFYCCTIQHVGCKGNEAAHSLARYAWHIDDISILWESFPKVIQQIVWVDKFL